The proteins below are encoded in one region of Chroicocephalus ridibundus chromosome 9, bChrRid1.1, whole genome shotgun sequence:
- the BCL2A1 gene encoding bcl-2-related protein A1 encodes METAEFYYVYYLAQDYLQYVLQETHLGPAQTRVAHVLRNIASSLQDQTEEALRPFLDKIDITSVAVAKRIFNGVMEEKFADGNTNWGRIMTIFTFGGLLTKKLQEHGVQLTVEEKEQISYFITEYIINNKAEWIDANGGWENGFLTKFERRSLLSFSKITAMFMAVFSLFREYY; translated from the exons ATGGAAACTGCTGAGTTCTATTACGTTTATTACTTAGCCCAAGATTATCTGCAGTATGTGCTACAGGAGACACATCTTGGACCAGCCCAAACCAGGGTTGCTCACGTCTTGCGAAACATTGCATCTTCGCTGCAAGATCAAACCGAGGAGGCTCTCAGACCATTCTTGGACAAAATTGATATTACCTCTGTAGCTGTTGCCAAGAGAATTTTCAATGGTgtcatggaagaaaaatttgcTGACGGAAATACTAACTGGGGACGAATTATGACCATATTTACATTTGGAGGTCTTCTCACTAAGAAGCTGCAAGAGCATGGAGTTCAGCTGACTGTAGAGGAGAAGGAGCAGATTTCTTATTTCATCACGGAGTACATAATAAACAACAAAGCCGAATGGATAGATGCTAACGGTGGCTGg GAAAATGGCTTCCTCACAAAGTTTGAAAGAAGATCACTACTATCTTTCTCCAAAATTACGGCCATGTTCATGGCTGTTTTTTCCTTGTTCAGAGAGTACTACTGA